Proteins from a genomic interval of Salvelinus alpinus chromosome 7, SLU_Salpinus.1, whole genome shotgun sequence:
- the LOC139581931 gene encoding uncharacterized protein C21orf140 homolog — protein MRLKLRNLLQFMWNRRSNSGPQCVPYIRDIRQLQSEGFYRVYLGETEFPEGLITGDISAATDASSSRHSWSVIHAGGQRGWVPWNYKLLFHCSGVSSLQPSGEIFEELCGSLRENYGKCAIVVNNHSWRSSRKGDDCKSVFAGYVHHLPEAPVDLIPMSCCPTLARAYGHELIQIPFQCAHLSPLNSAWSTVKWFATNDRGKYSEAIYDGDTLHKYVYWNELMEGALKKMTKRKWEEALSRVRKNENHYLNDKQ, from the coding sequence ATGCGCCTCAAGCTGCGGAACCTTCTACAGTTCATGTGGAACAGGAGATCCAACAGCGGGCCCCAATGTGTGCCATACATCCGCGACATCAGACAGCTGCAGAGCGAGGGCTTCTACCGAGTTTATCTCGGTGAAACCGAGTTTCCAGAGGGTCTGATCACTGGTGACATCTCCGCGGCAACGGACGCCTCCAGCAGCAGACACAGCTGGAGCGTCATCCACGCGGGAGGTCAGAGAGGATGGGTTCCATGGAATTACAAACTACTGTTCCACTGTAGCGGTGTCTCCTCACTGCAGCCTTCAGGGGAAATATTTGAAGAGTTGTGTGGCAGTTTAAGGGAGAACTACGGGAAATGTGCGATAGTGGTGAACAATCATAGCTGGAGGTCATCAAGGAAAGGTGACGATTGTAAATCTGTTTTCGCGGGGTACGTTCACCACCTGCCCGAGGCCCCGGTGGATCTCATACCTATGAGCTGCTGCCCGACGTTGGCGCGCGCGTACGGGCACGAGCTTATCCAAATCCCGTTCCAGTGCGCGCACCTGAGCCCTCTGAACAGCGCTTGGTCCACGGTGAAGTGGTTTGCGACCAACGACCGTGGGAAGTATTCGGAGGCCATTTACGACGGTGACACTCTACATAAATACGTCTATTGGAATGAGCTGATGGAGGGAGCTCTGAAGAAGATGACCAAGAGGAAATGGGAGGAAGCATTGTCTCGAGTTAGGAAGAATGAGAATCATTACCTAAATGACAAGCAGTGA